In Nicotiana tabacum cultivar K326 chromosome 17, ASM71507v2, whole genome shotgun sequence, one DNA window encodes the following:
- the LOC107825041 gene encoding uncharacterized protein LOC107825041 codes for MRSRRFYGISLSLIIINMAAIMERADENLLPAVYKEISETFKAGPSDLGYLTFIRNFVKGIASPVAGILVINYDRPPVLAIGILCWALGTGAMGASKYFFQVGFWRAVNGFGLAIVIPSLQSFIADSYTDEARGTGFGFLYLIGTLGGIGGGAIATVMAGYEFWGIPGWRFAFVMMATLSSLIAFLVFKLVIDPRRRTSIEYDIAKSSDRKDLIEKGHTNSMSIWMESWTAMKAVMKVQTFQCIVLQGLVGSLPWTSMVFFTLWFELIGFDHNSAAALVGLFAAGCALGSFSGGVIGDRMSRMYPNSGRIMCAQFSAFMGIPFSWFLLRVVPQSVSSYFTFAVTLFLMGLTISWNATATNSPMFAEVVPSKHRTMIYAFDRAFEVSFSSFAAPVVGILAEKLYGYDSKSVDPVLGSAKEALALSKGLFSMMAVPYGLCSFFYTPLYWTYKQDRENARIASIKETEMI; via the exons ATGAG ATCAAGGAGATTTTATGGGATTTCTCTTTCCCTAATCATCATCAACATGGCTGCCATAATGGAGCGTGCTGATGAAAATCTCCTTCCAGCTGTTTACAAAGAAATCAGTGAAACTTTTAAGGCAGGGCCATCTGATCTTGGTTATCTCACATTTATAAGGAATTTCGTCAAGGGAATTGCATCACCAGTGGCAGGTATTTTAGTCATAAACTATGACCGTCCCCCTGTTCTTGCAATTGGTATCCTGTGTTGGGCACTGGGTACTGGTGCAATGGGTGCTAGTAAGTATTTTTTTCAGGTTGGATTCTGGAGGGCAGTAAATGGCTTTGGACTGGCAATTGTGATACCTTCACTACAGTCCTTTATAGCTGATAGCTATACGGATGAGGCTAGAGGAACTGGATTTGGTTTTCTTTATCTTATTGGAACGTTGGGTGGGATAGGAGGTGGAGCTATTGCTACAGTTATGGCCGGCTATGAATTCTGGGGCATTCCAGGATGGCGCTTTGCCTTCGTCATGATGGCAACATTGAGTAGTTTGATTGCATTTCTTGTATTCAAATTAGTTATTGATCCAAGAAGAAGAACCAGCATAGAGTACGATATTGCAAAAAGTAGTGACAG GAAGGATTTGATAGAGAAGGGACATACCAATTCAATGTCGATTTGGATGGAGTCTTGGACAGCCATGAAAGCTGTCATGAAAGTGCAAACGTTTCAGTGCATTGTTCTGCAGGGTCTGGTTGGGTCCTTACCATGGACATCTATGGTTTTCTTTACATTGTGGTTTGAATTAATTG GTTTTGATCACAACAGTGCAGCAGCACTAGTCGGTCTATTTGCTGCTGGATGTGCATTAGGGTCCTTTTCTGGTGGTGTCATCGGAGATAGAATGTCTCGCATGTACCCTAATTCAGGCCGTATCATGTGCGCACAATTTAGTGCTTTTATGGGCATCCCATTCTCATGGTTCCTTCTTCGAGTTGTCCCCCAGTCCGTGAGCAGCTATTTCACATTTGCTGTGACTCTATTCTTAATGGGGCTAACAATCAGCTGGAATGCTACTGCTACAAATAGTCCGATGTTTGCTGAAGTCGTGCCTTCAAAGCATAGGACCATGATCTATGCATTTGATCGCGCCTTTGAGGTTTCATTTTCTTCCTTTGCAGCTCCAGTTGTAGGAATTCTTGCAGAGAAACTATATGGTTATGATTCCAAGTCTGTTGATCCGGTGTTAGGATCTGCAAAAGAGGCCTTAGCATTGTCAAAAGGCCTATTCTCAATGATGGCAGTGCCTTATGGTTTATGTAGCTTTTTTTATACCCCTTTGTATTGGACATACAAGCAGGACCGTGAGAATGCAAGAATTGCAAGTATAAAAGAAACAGAGATGATTTGA